The proteins below come from a single Bacteroidales bacterium WCE2004 genomic window:
- a CDS encoding [Acyl-carrier-protein] S-malonyltransferase has protein sequence MKRAYVFPGQGSQFTGMGKDLYENNAKAREMMEKANEILGFRITDIMFEGTDEDLRATNVTQPAIFLHSVVTALCTEGLPAPDMVGGHSLGEFSALVAAGAVDFEDALRLVAVRANEMQKCCEKVPGGMAAVIALPNEKVEEICAGIEGVVIPANYNCDGQVVISGEKEAIAAACEAMKAAGAKRALPLSVGGAFHSPLMEPARIELAKAIERTEVHAPKCPIYQNVTALPETDPQRIKDNLLQQLTSPVRWTQSVKNMLADGATEFRELGPGAVLQGLVKRIVSAVGAEDITIQ, from the coding sequence ATGAAAAGAGCATACGTGTTCCCCGGCCAGGGTTCCCAGTTCACGGGAATGGGCAAAGATCTCTACGAGAACAACGCCAAGGCGCGTGAAATGATGGAGAAAGCCAACGAGATTCTCGGCTTCCGCATTACCGACATCATGTTCGAAGGAACGGACGAGGACCTGCGCGCGACGAACGTCACGCAACCGGCCATCTTCCTGCATTCCGTCGTGACGGCCCTCTGCACCGAAGGTCTCCCCGCCCCCGACATGGTCGGCGGCCACTCCCTCGGTGAATTCTCCGCCCTCGTGGCGGCGGGCGCCGTCGATTTCGAGGACGCCCTGCGCCTCGTGGCGGTCCGCGCCAACGAGATGCAGAAGTGCTGCGAGAAGGTTCCCGGCGGCATGGCAGCCGTCATCGCGCTGCCCAACGAGAAGGTCGAGGAGATCTGCGCCGGCATCGAAGGCGTCGTGATTCCCGCCAACTACAACTGCGACGGTCAGGTGGTCATCTCCGGCGAGAAGGAAGCCATCGCCGCCGCGTGCGAAGCGATGAAGGCCGCGGGTGCCAAGCGCGCCCTGCCGCTGAGCGTCGGCGGCGCGTTCCACTCCCCGCTGATGGAGCCCGCCCGCATCGAGCTGGCCAAGGCTATCGAGCGCACGGAAGTGCACGCACCGAAGTGCCCGATCTACCAGAATGTCACCGCGTTGCCGGAAACCGACCCGCAGCGCATCAAGGATAATCTCCTGCAGCAGCTGACCTCCCCGGTCCGCTGGACCCAGTCCGTCAAGAACATGCTGGCGGACGGCGCCACGGAGTTCCGCGAACTCGGCCCCGGCGCCGTGCTCCAGGGCCTCGTCAAGCGCATCGTCTCGGCGGTCGGCGCGGAGGACATCACGATCCAGTAA
- a CDS encoding erythronate-4-phosphate dehydrogenase, with amino-acid sequence MKIVCDNKIPFLRGVFEPFAEVVYLPGGETTPAVVRDADAVVTRTRTRCDAALLAGSAVRVVATATIGYDHIDTAWCEAHGILWRNAPGCNSSSVQQYVGAALCALARRHGLCLAGMTLGVVGVGHVGAKVAQAAAALGMRVLLCDPPRARREGPDGFVALDELISRSDIVTLHVPLSREGTDATWHLFDAARLAAMRPDQFLINSSRGPVVDNGALKAALAAKALRGAVLDVWEGEPAPDGGLLDLVDIATPHIAGYSADGKAAGTTAAVQTVAARLGLPLTDWRPAGIPAPAQPLGFELDAAGKSLQEVLSEALLYTYDIFADDRALRAHPDRFEQLRGDYPVRREPSAFSVRLRGGTDALAARLRALGFRVEE; translated from the coding sequence ATGAAGATCGTCTGCGACAACAAGATTCCGTTCCTGCGGGGGGTGTTCGAGCCCTTCGCTGAGGTTGTCTACCTGCCTGGCGGGGAGACGACGCCGGCGGTGGTGCGCGACGCCGACGCCGTCGTCACGCGTACCCGTACGCGCTGCGACGCGGCGCTGCTCGCGGGTTCCGCCGTGCGGGTCGTCGCCACGGCCACGATCGGCTATGACCACATAGACACGGCGTGGTGCGAGGCGCACGGCATCCTGTGGCGCAACGCGCCCGGATGCAACTCCTCGTCCGTGCAGCAGTATGTCGGCGCGGCGCTCTGCGCGCTGGCGCGCCGGCACGGGCTGTGCCTGGCGGGGATGACGCTCGGCGTCGTGGGCGTGGGCCATGTCGGCGCCAAGGTGGCGCAGGCCGCCGCGGCGCTGGGGATGCGCGTATTGCTGTGCGATCCGCCGCGCGCCCGCCGCGAAGGCCCGGACGGTTTCGTCGCCCTGGACGAACTCATTTCGCGCAGCGACATCGTCACCCTGCACGTTCCGCTTTCCCGGGAGGGGACGGACGCCACCTGGCACCTCTTCGATGCGGCGCGCCTGGCGGCGATGCGCCCGGACCAGTTCCTGATCAATTCTTCCCGCGGCCCGGTCGTGGACAACGGGGCGCTGAAGGCCGCGCTGGCGGCGAAAGCGCTGCGCGGCGCGGTGCTGGACGTGTGGGAAGGGGAGCCGGCCCCGGACGGCGGTCTGCTGGACCTGGTGGACATCGCCACGCCGCACATCGCCGGCTACAGCGCCGACGGAAAGGCGGCCGGGACGACGGCGGCCGTGCAGACGGTGGCCGCGCGGCTGGGCCTGCCCCTCACGGACTGGCGTCCGGCGGGCATTCCCGCCCCGGCGCAGCCCCTCGGATTCGAACTCGACGCCGCCGGCAAATCCCTGCAGGAAGTGCTCTCGGAGGCGCTTCTGTATACCTACGACATCTTCGCGGACGACCGCGCGCTCCGGGCGCATCCGGACCGCTTCGAGCAGCTGCGCGGCGACTATCCGGTCCGCCGCGAGCCGTCCGCCTTCAGCGTCCGCCTGCGCGGCGGCACGGACGCGCTGGCCGCACGCCTGCGGGCGCTGGGGTTCCGCGTCGAAGAATAA